The following coding sequences lie in one Bordetella genomosp. 9 genomic window:
- a CDS encoding DUF3683 domain-containing protein — protein MNAPLASQLLNAAIPPAPGTRLREIPYNYTSFSDREIVGRLLGEDAWQLLTDLRSERRTGRSARMLYEVLGDIWVVSRNPYLQDDLLDNPKRRRMLIDALHHRLAEIDKRREPGRIEFQEGRDLYRDEKVLQLIERARAAVAAFEARFDETAQLRRQTQKTLGRITARDNIKFDGLSRVAHVTDATDWRVEYPFVVLTPDSEEEVAALVRGCFELGLTIIPRGGGTGYTGGAIPLTWKSAVINTEKFETLGKVELTTLPGVETPVATVFTGAGVVTKRVADAAAQAGYVFAVDPTSAEASCVGGNIAMNAGGKKAVLWGTALDNLAWWRMVDPDGNWLEVTRLGHNMGKIHDVEVARFELKWFDGRGKPGETLLRTEVLEIEGRRFRKEGLGKDVTDKFLAGLPGVQKEGCDGLITSARWVLHRMPAHTRTVCMEFFGQARDAIPSIVEVKHYLDHEGRQRGAILAGLEHLDERYLRAVGYATKSKRGVLPKMVLIGDIVGDDEDAVAAAASEVVRLANTRHGEGFVAVSAEARKKFWADRSRTAAIARHTNAFKINEDVVIPLNRMGEYTDHIERINIELSTRNKLRLLDELDAFLREPLPLGKAEDAEDAEITRAEVLAARTAQARALIAATRARWQWLLNELDKPLTQALPDMATLGLGHMQAALADRIAAQPGARVFDVVQDRTVRVSWKTEVLAELQRIFSGSACQKVLEEMRAIHARVLKSRVFVALHMHAGDGNVHTNIPVNSDDYGMLREANEAVERIMRIARDLDGVISGEHGIGLTKYEFLTQEELQPFQDYKRRVDPNGRFNAGKLMPGADLTHAWTPSFNLMGHESLIMQQSDIGAISASVKDCLRCGKCKPVCATHVPRANLLYSPRNKILATSLLVEAFLYEEQTRRGVSLKHWEEFEDVADHCTVCHKCYNPCPVDIDFGDVSMNMRALLRRMGRKSFNPGTSAAMFFLNAKDPATINLTRKAMVDVGYKVQRAAHDLLSGLARKQTRHPPATVGKRPIAEQVVHFVNKKMPGGLPKQTARKLLDIEDPDYVPIIRDPRATSADSEAVFYFPGCGSERLFSQVGLATQAMLWHAGVQTVLPPGYLCCGYPQRGAGMNDKADQIITDNRVLFHRVANTLNYLDIKTVVVSCGTCYDQLAGYEFDKIFPGCRLIDIHEYLLEKGIKLDGVQGVRYMYHDPCHTPMKLQDPMKTVKSLVGDGAIKSDRCCGESGTLAVSRPDVSTQVRFRKEEELRKGGDAIRADGFNGEVKVLTSCPSCLQGLSRYKGDTAMDADYIVVEMARHILGEEWMQNYVKQANAGGIERVLV, from the coding sequence TGCTGACCGACCTGCGATCCGAACGCCGTACCGGCCGCTCCGCGCGCATGCTTTACGAGGTGCTTGGCGATATCTGGGTGGTCAGCCGCAACCCTTATCTGCAGGACGACCTGCTGGACAACCCCAAGCGGCGCCGCATGTTGATCGATGCCTTGCATCACCGCCTGGCGGAGATCGACAAGCGCCGCGAGCCTGGCCGCATCGAGTTCCAGGAAGGCCGCGATCTCTATCGCGACGAAAAGGTGTTGCAGCTGATCGAGCGCGCCCGCGCCGCGGTCGCGGCGTTCGAGGCGCGCTTCGACGAGACCGCCCAGTTGCGCCGCCAGACCCAGAAAACCCTGGGCCGCATCACGGCGCGCGACAACATCAAATTCGACGGCCTGTCGCGGGTGGCGCACGTCACCGACGCCACCGACTGGCGCGTCGAGTATCCCTTCGTCGTGCTGACCCCGGACAGCGAGGAAGAAGTGGCCGCCCTGGTGCGCGGGTGCTTCGAGCTCGGGCTCACCATCATCCCGCGCGGAGGCGGTACCGGCTATACCGGCGGCGCCATTCCGCTCACGTGGAAGTCCGCCGTCATCAACACCGAAAAATTCGAGACGCTGGGCAAGGTGGAGCTGACCACGCTGCCCGGCGTCGAGACGCCCGTGGCAACCGTCTTCACGGGCGCGGGCGTGGTCACCAAGCGGGTGGCCGATGCCGCGGCGCAGGCCGGCTACGTGTTCGCCGTCGATCCGACATCCGCAGAAGCTTCCTGTGTGGGCGGAAATATCGCCATGAACGCCGGCGGCAAGAAAGCCGTGCTGTGGGGAACTGCGCTGGACAACCTGGCGTGGTGGCGCATGGTGGACCCGGACGGCAACTGGCTGGAAGTGACGCGGCTGGGCCACAACATGGGCAAGATCCACGACGTCGAGGTCGCGCGATTCGAGCTCAAATGGTTCGATGGCCGCGGCAAGCCGGGCGAAACCCTGCTGCGTACCGAGGTGCTGGAAATCGAAGGCCGCCGCTTCCGCAAGGAGGGCCTGGGCAAGGACGTGACGGACAAGTTCCTGGCGGGCTTGCCGGGCGTGCAGAAGGAAGGCTGCGATGGCCTGATCACGTCGGCGCGCTGGGTGCTGCATCGCATGCCCGCGCATACCCGCACGGTTTGCATGGAATTCTTCGGCCAGGCGCGCGACGCTATCCCGTCGATCGTCGAGGTCAAGCATTATCTCGACCACGAAGGCAGGCAGCGCGGCGCCATCCTGGCCGGTCTTGAGCACCTGGACGAGCGCTACCTGCGCGCCGTGGGCTACGCCACCAAGAGCAAGCGCGGCGTGTTGCCCAAGATGGTGCTGATCGGCGACATCGTCGGCGACGATGAAGACGCGGTGGCCGCGGCCGCCAGCGAGGTGGTGCGTCTGGCAAATACGCGGCATGGCGAAGGCTTCGTGGCCGTAAGCGCCGAGGCACGCAAGAAGTTCTGGGCCGACCGGTCGCGCACCGCCGCCATCGCGCGCCACACAAACGCCTTCAAGATCAACGAGGACGTGGTGATCCCCCTGAATCGCATGGGGGAATACACGGACCACATCGAACGCATCAACATCGAGCTGTCCACGCGCAACAAGCTGCGCCTGCTGGACGAGCTGGACGCCTTCCTGCGCGAGCCGCTGCCGCTGGGCAAGGCCGAGGACGCGGAAGATGCCGAAATCACCCGTGCCGAAGTGCTGGCCGCACGCACCGCGCAGGCCCGCGCTCTGATCGCCGCGACGCGGGCGCGCTGGCAGTGGCTGCTCAATGAACTGGACAAGCCGCTGACCCAGGCGCTGCCCGACATGGCGACTCTGGGCCTGGGCCACATGCAGGCAGCCCTGGCCGACCGCATCGCGGCGCAGCCGGGCGCCCGCGTCTTCGACGTGGTGCAGGACCGCACCGTGCGCGTGTCGTGGAAGACCGAAGTGCTGGCCGAGCTGCAGCGCATTTTCTCGGGCTCGGCGTGCCAGAAGGTGCTCGAAGAAATGCGGGCCATCCATGCCCGCGTGCTGAAGAGCCGCGTGTTCGTCGCGCTGCACATGCACGCTGGCGACGGCAACGTGCACACCAACATTCCGGTCAACTCCGACGATTACGGCATGCTGCGCGAGGCGAACGAGGCCGTCGAGCGCATCATGCGGATCGCGCGCGACCTGGACGGCGTGATTTCCGGCGAACACGGCATCGGCCTGACCAAGTACGAGTTCCTGACGCAGGAAGAGCTGCAGCCCTTCCAGGATTACAAGCGCCGCGTGGACCCCAACGGCCGCTTCAATGCCGGCAAGCTGATGCCCGGCGCAGACCTGACGCACGCCTGGACGCCCAGCTTCAACCTGATGGGCCATGAATCGCTCATCATGCAGCAAAGCGACATCGGCGCCATCTCGGCATCGGTCAAGGATTGCCTGCGCTGCGGCAAGTGCAAGCCGGTGTGCGCGACGCACGTACCGCGCGCCAACCTGCTTTATTCGCCGCGCAACAAGATCCTGGCCACCTCTCTGCTCGTGGAAGCCTTCCTGTACGAGGAGCAGACCCGGCGCGGCGTCAGCCTGAAGCACTGGGAAGAGTTCGAGGACGTGGCCGACCACTGCACCGTCTGCCACAAGTGCTACAACCCCTGTCCGGTGGACATCGATTTCGGCGACGTGTCGATGAACATGCGCGCGCTGCTGCGGCGCATGGGACGCAAGTCCTTCAACCCCGGCACGTCGGCCGCGATGTTTTTCCTGAACGCCAAGGATCCGGCCACCATCAACCTGACGCGCAAGGCCATGGTGGACGTCGGGTACAAGGTGCAGCGCGCCGCGCACGATCTGCTGTCGGGCCTGGCCCGCAAGCAGACGAGGCATCCCCCGGCCACCGTGGGCAAGCGCCCGATCGCCGAACAGGTGGTCCACTTCGTCAACAAGAAGATGCCTGGCGGTCTGCCGAAGCAGACGGCGCGCAAGCTGCTCGACATCGAGGACCCGGACTACGTGCCTATCATCCGCGACCCGCGCGCGACGTCGGCGGATTCCGAGGCCGTGTTCTATTTCCCCGGTTGCGGCTCGGAACGCCTGTTCTCGCAAGTGGGGCTGGCCACGCAGGCGATGCTGTGGCACGCCGGCGTACAGACCGTGCTGCCGCCAGGCTACCTGTGCTGCGGCTATCCGCAGCGCGGCGCCGGCATGAACGACAAGGCCGACCAGATCATCACGGACAACCGTGTGCTGTTCCACCGCGTCGCCAACACGCTGAACTACCTGGACATCAAGACGGTGGTCGTCAGCTGCGGCACGTGCTACGACCAGCTGGCCGGCTATGAGTTCGACAAGATCTTCCCCGGCTGCCGCCTGATCGACATCCACGAATACCTGCTGGAAAAGGGCATCAAGCTCGATGGCGTGCAGGGCGTGCGGTACATGTACCACGATCCCTGCCATACGCCGATGAAACTGCAGGATCCGATGAAGACGGTCAAATCGCTGGTGGGCGACGGCGCCATCAAGAGCGACCGCTGCTGCGGCGAATCGGGCACGCTGGCGGTGTCCCGGCCGGACGTCTCGACGCAGGTGCGCTTCCGCAAGGAAGAAGAACTGCGCAAGGGCGGCGACGCGATCCGTGCCGACGGCTTCAACGGCGAGGTCAAGGTGCTGACGTCCTGCCCGTCGTGCCTGCAGGGCCTGTCGCGCTACAAGGGCGATACCGCGATGGACGCGGACTATATCGTCGTCGAGATGGCGCGGCACATCCTGGGCGAGGAATGGATGCAGAACTACGTCAAGCAGGCCAACGCCGGCGGCATCGAGCGCGTACTGGTCTGA